AATCCGGGCCCTCCCGCGGCTGCAACACCACCGCGGCCACCCCGCCGACCACCGCGACCCGCGCACCGAGCGGCTTGCCGCGGGCGACGAGCGCGACTGCGTCCGCCCCGGCGTCCCGACCGGCCCCCGAAGCGACCGCCACCACCCGCAACGGGCGTGCGGTGTCCAGGCCGAGCAGGGTCAATGCCCGCGTGCGGTCCTCGTCCGCTGCCTGCTCGCCCAGCACAGTTCGACCAGCGCCGGATCGGCGAGATGCGGTGCGGCGGAGGGCGGCGGTTCGACCGGATTGAGCACCTTCGCCGAGATCGCGAGCCGTTCGAGCACCAGGTCGTCGAGCGGGCCCGGCTCGCCCGCGCGTTCCAGCCAGACCCGCCCGGCGCCGTCGAGGTCCGCCACGACCGCGCCGGGCGGCGTCGGGCCGTCGCCGCCGGGTTCGCCGGTCGGCCGGTACCGAAGCACGGTTCCGTCGGCATGGCGAATCCCGGCGACGCATTCCGCGAGAAAAGCCGTGGCGCGCAGCAGATCCGGCAGCGTCGCCCGGCGCGCGATCAGCTCGTCGAAATACGCGATGACGCGCACCGCCGTTTCCGCGCCGGAATCGACCGCCGACAACCGCAGCAGCAAGCCCTTCACGGCTTCCAGCCTACCGCCAGTCTCATGTGGACAGTCCGGCCAGCGGATGCAGCTCCTCCCACCGCGGGACGCGCGGCGGGAAGCGCAGCGTCAGCCCGGCTTCCGCGGGCGTGCGGTCGGCCTTGCGCGCGTTGCAGCTGCGCGCCGACCCTCCGCAGGCCGCGACGGTGTTGAGCCAGCTCGTGCGCGCGCCGCCGCGCGAAACCGGCGTGATGTGGTCGACCGTGGTGGCCTTGCGTCCGCAGTAGGCGCACGTGTGCCGGTCGCGCCGCAGGACGCCGGAACGCGACCAGCGCGGCGGTCCGGAATAGCGCCACTTCATCACGACGTAGCGCAGCAGCCGCACCACCTTCGGCCGCGGGAAGACGCCGAGGTCCGGCCCGTCGCTTTCGTGGACGACCGCGACCTGGCGGACCAGCATCCGGATGGCATGGGGGAGCGAGACGGTGTGCAGGGGCTCGTAGCCGGCGTTGAGAACCAGGACTCCCATGGCGACGGGCACCTCCTTTCGGCAAGTCGTTACGGGCCGTGAACGCAAAAGCCGCCCGGCCGG
The nucleotide sequence above comes from Amycolatopsis sp. AA4. Encoded proteins:
- a CDS encoding HNH endonuclease — its product is MGVLVLNAGYEPLHTVSLPHAIRMLVRQVAVVHESDGPDLGVFPRPKVVRLLRYVVMKWRYSGPPRWSRSGVLRRDRHTCAYCGRKATTVDHITPVSRGGARTSWLNTVAACGGSARSCNARKADRTPAEAGLTLRFPPRVPRWEELHPLAGLST